tttaaaataaaaaattttaatttttgatgattttaaaacaaaaaattgatggaGCCCCACTTCTGcattattaccaaagaaaattttattttctacaactttctttgtttcttataaaaagttcTCTATCTCGGTAATGGTACATCGGATCGAAATAAAGTATAGTCGAGTATTTTCCTTTTAGAGATTTATCTTCCATATCAATATGTTCTCGAAATGCGATAGTTATAGGTCACCCCGTATATTTCACGTAAAAATGGAAATGTTAAGAGTATGTACTTAATTTGGTAGTAAATTTCAAGATAGACTTTCAACTTTCCCACTAAAACCACTCTTACGGATTTCCCtagtgcaaaaaaataaatgaccttttttgaccttgaataaaatGTTTAGCACAAGTGAAATCGTGAGATCGATGTGGATCAATCGATCTTGAAAGGATGAAGTCAAGCACCCGTAGGAAAGTTACTATAGAAAcagttaaatattattgaaagtaTGACATGAAATGATTAagcaaaaaaatggaaattaataCTGAACAAATGCAAAAGTACTTACTTTCATACCTGCTTCTTTGATTTTTCGACAAACTGGAACAATATCTTTAACTGGTTCTACATGGAATGTATATTGATCAACTCCAGCATCAGCCATAGGTTCTATccactaatttaaaaaacttatttaccaaagatattttataaattttattttcttaaatatagaTTTGTACATAAACTTACCTGCTCTGGATTTGATACCATCATATGAGTTTCAAAAAACGCATCCTTTAATTTTGACCGCAAACACTTGACAACAGGATGACCGAATGTAAGATTTGGAACAAAATGTCCATCCATAACGTCCAAGTGCAAATAGTCAGCACCAttgtctaataatttttttgattcattaaataattctgATAGATCTGAATTCAGAATAGATGGACCTATTTTGCACTTTAATGTTGGAAGCGACATTATGCTAAACGAATCAGTTAAACTGTTTAAAACGGAACAACAAGACGTATTATAAAACCTTGGCCGCTGCATGTATTGCCacttttttgtatgtttgaaattcaattttcaatcatAATCAGTTTGACCCACGTGCTCTTAAGCAGCTCTAAACAGCTGATTCAGTTCGTGTGTTTTCATACCATTTTTagctaataatttaattaattctaatattttcattttaaactttatcaTTCATTTAGTCTCAAGTCTTCTAGTTTCATTCAACTTCttcagattttaatttttaatataaaggaCATAGTTTATTAGTCTAATCCAGCATTTATTTGTATCAgaaatcgttaaaaattttatatacgcCCTTGAGTTTTCAAAACTCAGAGGtacttaaacaaattttttcctaCATTGTGGGcttgtttaaaataacaatgCGTGTCTTCTTTTGTGCGAGTCAGTGTTAACAACATGAAGTGAGGAACTTATCGTACATTTGTACCAGTAGCTTAAAATCATTGTACATAAAGCAGAATTATCGTAGTTatcaaaataacttatttaatgaataaatgcATGAggattcaaatacaaaattcagAGAAAATGCGGAcgctattttataatatgtaaacgtttttatttattttatagaagtcCATTGTCAAacgtatattaatttttatatgcaaaatCCAAACGAAGAGAAGTAAAAAATTCCTTAAAGACAAAAGGTACAATTTTACCGCACAAAAGCGAATGCACATTGTTATTCTGGACAAGCCCAATCAAGCTCAATGTATGACTCACTTTTAGTAACGATATTTCCAAAGTAGTGTTCGAGGTGTATCGTCAAATTGGCGTCAAGGTCAACCTGACCCAACAAGCTTACAATTCGAGAATTAGTCGCAATGTGGTCGCAATACATCGAACACAGTTCAGTAGCACAAGG
This genomic interval from Chrysoperla carnea chromosome 1, inChrCarn1.1, whole genome shotgun sequence contains the following:
- the LOC123290858 gene encoding ribulose-phosphate 3-epimerase, which gives rise to MQRPRFYNTSCCSVLNSLTDSFSIMSLPTLKCKIGPSILNSDLSELFNESKKLLDNGADYLHLDVMDGHFVPNLTFGHPVVKCLRSKLKDAFFETHMMVSNPEQWIEPMADAGVDQYTFHVEPVKDIVPVCRKIKEAGMKVGLAIKPGTGIEAIRQFIDMADLILVMTVEPGFGGQKFMTDMMPKVQWLRHNYPLLDIEVDGGVGPSTISACAEAGANVIVSGTAIIGAVDQRAVIAQLRETVESSIHKCNV